A genomic segment from Nitrospira sp. MA-1 encodes:
- the purN gene encoding phosphoribosylglycinamide formyltransferase, translated as MSLALGVLISGRGSNLVAILDAIDRGALDATLKVVASNKLNAAGMERAKERGVPTIYLDPKPFAQETNPREAYDLAMGALLRQHGVEYVALAGYMRIVTPALIRMYPSKIFNIHPSLLPAFPGLDAQRQALEWGTKVSGCTVHLVTEGVDEGPIIVQAAVPILEGDTVESLSARILEKEHECYPQALQLMAQQRLNLEGRQVHILSNDESIKERMSGSGGTQKK; from the coding sequence GTGTCGCTTGCACTTGGAGTCTTAATCTCCGGCCGGGGATCAAACCTTGTCGCAATTCTAGATGCCATTGATCGGGGCGCATTGGATGCGACTCTCAAGGTCGTAGCCAGCAACAAGCTCAATGCCGCGGGGATGGAGCGGGCGAAAGAGCGGGGCGTTCCTACGATCTATCTAGATCCAAAGCCTTTTGCCCAGGAGACCAACCCTCGCGAAGCCTATGATCTGGCTATGGGTGCCCTTCTTCGGCAACATGGAGTGGAATATGTGGCCCTGGCAGGATATATGCGGATTGTGACCCCCGCCTTAATTCGGATGTACCCATCGAAGATTTTTAATATTCATCCCTCACTCCTGCCGGCGTTTCCAGGACTCGATGCGCAGCGCCAAGCCTTGGAGTGGGGAACAAAAGTGAGCGGTTGCACGGTGCATTTGGTGACGGAAGGGGTCGACGAAGGGCCGATTATTGTGCAAGCCGCCGTGCCCATTCTTGAAGGGGATACGGTGGAATCCTTATCCGCCCGTATATTGGAGAAAGAGCATGAATGTTATCCTCAAGCTCTTCAATTGATGGCACAACAACGATTAAATCTGGAAGGGCGTCAGGTTCACATTCTTTCCAATGACGAATCGATTAAAGAGAGGATGAGTGGATCGGGAGGTACACAAAAAAAATAG
- the purM gene encoding phosphoribosylformylglycinamidine cyclo-ligase, which produces MATYREAGVDIQRGDEFVKRIGPMVRSTFRPEVLGDIGGFGGLFRFPSDRYREPILVSGTDGVGTKVKMATSMNRHDSIGIDLVAMCVNDIIVSGAEPLFFLDYLATGHLEVEVGEAIIQGIAEGCRQAGCALIGGETAEMPSCYPKGEYDLAGFAVGVVERSEMLGPEKIKHGDVLIGVGSSGLHSNGYSLARRVVLELKEWSPETRVPGLRGTVGEALLKPTLIYVKLVKALLSKSRLHGLAHITGGGITGNVPRVIPESCQAVIDRSTWAPLSLFTVLQEAGAIDQDEMFRVFNMGIGLVVVSPHEETSRILDIVQEQGMTGWVIGEVRERPSSEPKLYYSH; this is translated from the coding sequence ATGGCCACCTATCGAGAAGCGGGAGTAGATATTCAACGAGGCGATGAATTTGTCAAACGAATTGGTCCTATGGTTCGGTCCACCTTCCGTCCTGAAGTCTTGGGAGACATCGGAGGGTTCGGGGGCCTCTTTCGATTTCCTTCCGACCGCTATCGTGAGCCGATTCTGGTGTCCGGGACGGATGGCGTCGGGACCAAGGTCAAGATGGCCACCTCGATGAATCGACATGATTCGATCGGAATTGATTTGGTCGCGATGTGCGTCAACGACATCATTGTGAGCGGAGCGGAGCCGCTCTTTTTCCTGGATTATCTCGCGACGGGTCATTTAGAAGTGGAAGTCGGAGAAGCGATTATTCAGGGAATTGCCGAGGGATGCCGCCAAGCCGGTTGTGCCTTAATCGGTGGAGAAACCGCAGAAATGCCGTCATGTTACCCGAAGGGAGAATACGATCTGGCCGGTTTTGCGGTAGGGGTGGTGGAACGGTCCGAGATGTTGGGCCCGGAAAAAATTAAACACGGGGATGTGTTGATTGGAGTCGGGTCGAGTGGCCTTCATAGTAATGGCTATTCTTTGGCGCGTAGAGTGGTGCTTGAGCTGAAGGAGTGGTCTCCTGAGACCCGGGTACCCGGTCTGCGTGGCACGGTCGGAGAGGCATTACTCAAGCCGACTCTTATTTACGTGAAACTAGTCAAAGCCTTATTGTCGAAGAGCCGATTGCATGGTCTGGCGCATATCACCGGTGGTGGAATTACCGGGAATGTGCCACGCGTCATTCCGGAGTCCTGCCAAGCGGTCATCGATCGAAGCACGTGGGCGCCACTCTCGTTGTTCACAGTTCTTCAAGAAGCAGGTGCCATTGATCAAGACGAAATGTTTCGCGTGTTTAACATGGGCATTGGTCTGGTCGTGGTGAGCCCCCATGAAGAAACCAGTCGGATATTGGACATAGTTCAGGAACAAGGGATGACAGGCTGGGTCATTGGAGAGGTTCGAGAGCGGCCGTCTTCTGAGCCAAAACTTTATTATTCGCATTAG
- the rlmD gene encoding 23S rRNA (uracil(1939)-C(5))-methyltransferase RlmD has product MLNSGPNIKPRRTPSPSSTETLSPGSSHPFQIEKLVAGGFSLGRLNGQVVLCAGGIPGESVQVEILSRRKGVSRGKILQVQDPAESRVVPPCPVVGRCGGCQLQHVQYEEQLSQKRLILEDTLRRIGKIFDVPISPVIPSPRPYGYRQVLRLGIGGGPDGLFLGFFESGTQQLLPVDTCFLVDDKMRSVIDAVRSSLRSLVIDGMNLESVEIRWSQLEEVGLLVFRGRAVTKEHVERLMNACSEIPNIKGWIYERADAPEHDSRHRLRHEPIVRGADHVWEAFRGLRLKMGYRSFMQANWNVFQLLGKMVGEWLGHLKGQRILELYAGTGPLGLSLASQGAHVTCVEGNPFAIHDARESLRINEITGCRVRISSVESYLMTVKSGAYDVILLDPPRAGLNPKVVDRLGVLQVPRLFYLSCDAPSLARDIKSLCEKGYTIQRMQPFDMFPQTAHLETLVELTLSAPEPVDKD; this is encoded by the coding sequence ATGTTGAACTCCGGCCCGAACATTAAGCCTCGCAGGACTCCTTCTCCCTCTTCTACTGAAACGTTGTCTCCCGGATCTTCCCATCCTTTCCAGATTGAAAAACTGGTGGCAGGCGGATTCAGTCTCGGACGACTGAATGGCCAGGTGGTGTTGTGTGCCGGTGGCATTCCCGGTGAATCCGTACAGGTGGAGATACTCAGTCGTCGCAAAGGCGTGAGCCGGGGGAAGATACTCCAGGTCCAGGATCCGGCTGAGAGCCGTGTAGTTCCACCCTGTCCGGTCGTCGGGCGATGTGGGGGATGCCAGCTTCAGCATGTGCAATACGAAGAACAACTTTCTCAAAAACGATTGATTCTGGAAGATACCCTTCGTCGGATTGGAAAAATTTTCGATGTACCGATTTCTCCAGTGATCCCGTCTCCGAGGCCCTATGGCTATCGGCAGGTCCTGCGCCTGGGAATCGGGGGGGGACCGGACGGATTATTCCTGGGATTTTTTGAATCAGGGACTCAGCAACTGCTACCGGTTGACACATGCTTTTTGGTGGACGATAAGATGCGATCGGTTATTGATGCTGTCCGGTCTAGCCTTCGCTCCTTGGTTATTGATGGGATGAATTTGGAGAGTGTGGAAATCCGATGGTCCCAACTGGAAGAGGTGGGGCTGTTGGTATTCCGCGGTCGAGCCGTGACCAAAGAACATGTCGAGCGTCTGATGAATGCCTGTTCTGAGATTCCCAACATCAAGGGCTGGATTTATGAACGCGCGGATGCACCAGAACATGATTCGAGGCACCGTTTGCGGCATGAGCCCATTGTGCGAGGAGCGGATCATGTCTGGGAAGCCTTCCGAGGATTGCGCCTGAAAATGGGGTATCGATCATTTATGCAGGCCAACTGGAACGTCTTTCAATTGTTGGGGAAGATGGTAGGGGAGTGGCTGGGTCATCTGAAAGGGCAACGAATTTTGGAGTTGTATGCTGGAACCGGCCCTTTAGGTCTCAGCCTCGCGAGCCAGGGTGCTCACGTGACCTGTGTGGAGGGGAATCCGTTTGCCATCCACGATGCCCGTGAGTCCCTGCGTATTAATGAGATTACAGGGTGTCGTGTGCGAATCAGTTCGGTCGAATCCTATCTCATGACTGTCAAATCCGGCGCCTACGATGTTATCCTCCTGGATCCTCCGCGTGCGGGGCTCAATCCAAAAGTTGTGGATCGCTTGGGAGTCTTGCAAGTCCCCAGACTGTTCTATCTTTCTTGCGACGCCCCGTCATTGGCCCGGGATATTAAATCGTTATGTGAAAAGGGCTATACCATTCAGCGCATGCAACCCTTTGATATGTTTCCCCAGACGGCACATCTCGAAACATTAGTTGAATTGACGCTTTCAGCACCTGAACCGGTCGACAAAGATTAA
- a CDS encoding sigma-54 dependent transcriptional regulator — MAETICLIDDEPAILNTLSSILEDEGYQVLVAKSGLEALKIVRSEVPDLVILDIWMPEMDGLETLKRLRTQFPNILVVMMSGHGSIETAVKSTKLGAYDYLEKPLDLEKVTILVRNALHQRKLEEENLNLRIQVERRFELVGSSPAMERLRELIAMAAPANSRVLIAGANGTGKELVARAIHLQSPRHNRSFVEINCAAIPETLIESELFGHEKGAFSGASSMKRGKFELADGGTLFLDEIGDMSLATQAKVLRALQEQQFTRVGGTKLINVQVRVIAASNKDLSEEIGKGTFREDLYYRLNVLPIVVPTLKERRDDIPELAQHFLRLHSEEQGIKPKEFSPQGMEALQRHDWPGNIRELRNLIERLLIMVPKTIIDAADVEMFLQGRAPSGVPSLAVGTNYDSLREARNAFEREVISLKLRENNWNVSKTADELKIERSHLHRKIKLLHVELRPEH, encoded by the coding sequence GTGGCCGAGACCATTTGCCTGATTGATGACGAACCAGCCATTCTCAATACCTTAAGCAGCATTCTTGAGGATGAAGGCTATCAAGTCCTGGTGGCGAAGAGCGGCCTGGAGGCGCTCAAGATTGTCCGAAGTGAGGTCCCGGACTTGGTCATTTTGGATATCTGGATGCCGGAGATGGATGGGCTGGAGACGTTGAAGCGATTGCGTACCCAGTTTCCCAACATCTTAGTTGTGATGATGTCCGGGCATGGATCCATTGAAACCGCTGTTAAATCCACAAAACTGGGCGCTTATGATTATTTAGAGAAACCCTTAGATTTAGAAAAAGTCACGATTTTGGTGCGAAATGCCTTGCACCAACGCAAGCTGGAAGAGGAAAACCTGAATCTCAGGATTCAGGTGGAGCGGCGATTTGAATTGGTGGGTTCTTCCCCTGCTATGGAGCGGCTTCGCGAACTGATTGCGATGGCGGCTCCAGCCAATAGTCGTGTGTTGATTGCCGGGGCCAATGGGACAGGGAAGGAACTTGTCGCCCGCGCCATTCATTTGCAGAGCCCACGGCATAATCGTTCCTTTGTGGAAATCAATTGTGCCGCGATTCCGGAAACGTTGATCGAGAGTGAATTATTCGGTCATGAAAAAGGGGCTTTCAGTGGCGCCAGCTCAATGAAACGTGGCAAGTTTGAGCTGGCTGACGGGGGAACTCTGTTTTTAGATGAAATCGGGGACATGAGTCTGGCCACGCAAGCCAAAGTGTTGCGTGCCCTTCAAGAGCAACAATTTACACGGGTTGGCGGAACAAAACTTATCAATGTTCAGGTCCGGGTCATTGCTGCATCCAATAAAGATTTGTCGGAAGAAATTGGAAAAGGGACCTTCCGTGAAGATCTCTATTACCGGTTAAATGTTCTGCCGATTGTGGTTCCGACCCTGAAGGAGCGTCGTGATGATATCCCTGAACTCGCGCAGCATTTTTTGCGACTTCATTCGGAAGAGCAGGGTATAAAACCTAAAGAGTTCAGTCCGCAGGGCATGGAGGCGTTGCAACGGCATGATTGGCCTGGAAATATTCGGGAACTCCGGAATTTGATTGAGCGTTTACTCATCATGGTGCCGAAGACAATCATTGATGCGGCGGATGTTGAGATGTTTCTCCAGGGCCGGGCGCCTAGCGGAGTGCCCTCTTTGGCCGTGGGGACCAACTATGACTCACTCCGGGAAGCCCGTAATGCCTTTGAGCGTGAAGTCATTTCTCTAAAACTCAGGGAGAATAATTGGAATGTCTCCAAAACCGCTGATGAATTGAAAATCGAGCGTAGTCATTTACACAGAAAGATTAAGTTACTTCATGTTGAACTCCGGCCCGAACATTAA